In a single window of the Streptomyces sp. CGMCC 4.7035 genome:
- a CDS encoding LysR family transcriptional regulator yields the protein MDLALLRTFVTVHRAGSFTRAAALLGLSQPAVTSQIRTLERQLGRPLFLRQARGVTPTTIGDELAHKAAPHLDALVEIAETGLDEDSSLRTLHLAGPPEFTAERALPALAELTGADGQGLALRASFGNADETLEGLAAGHHDLAITTARPRGALLTATPLCDEEHVLVAAPRWASRIGPGKVRRKGAHALENLPVVEVHESLPFVSRYWASVFDSRPAASGTVIVPDLRAVLACATTGAGLAVLPRYLCASELERGDVVALHEPPVPPLRTYFLVVRTGTLAMPHIARAHEWLLRTAAHWG from the coding sequence ATGGATTTGGCCCTGCTGCGCACCTTCGTGACCGTGCACCGGGCCGGTTCCTTCACCCGCGCCGCGGCCCTGCTCGGCCTCTCGCAGCCGGCCGTCACCTCCCAGATCCGTACCCTGGAACGGCAGCTGGGCCGCCCCCTCTTCCTGCGCCAGGCCCGCGGGGTGACCCCCACGACCATAGGCGACGAACTCGCGCACAAGGCCGCCCCGCATCTGGACGCCCTCGTGGAGATCGCCGAGACCGGGCTCGACGAGGACTCCTCCCTGCGCACCCTCCATCTCGCCGGGCCTCCCGAGTTCACCGCCGAGCGCGCCCTGCCCGCGCTCGCCGAGCTGACCGGCGCCGACGGCCAGGGGCTCGCCCTGCGGGCCTCCTTCGGGAACGCCGACGAGACGCTGGAGGGGCTAGCCGCAGGACACCACGACCTGGCCATCACCACGGCACGGCCACGCGGCGCCCTGCTCACCGCGACGCCGCTCTGCGACGAGGAGCACGTCCTGGTCGCCGCCCCGCGTTGGGCCTCCCGCATCGGCCCCGGCAAGGTGCGCCGCAAGGGTGCGCACGCACTGGAGAACTTGCCGGTGGTCGAGGTGCACGAGTCGCTGCCGTTCGTCTCCCGCTACTGGGCGTCCGTCTTCGACTCCCGTCCGGCCGCCTCCGGCACCGTCATCGTCCCCGATCTGCGCGCGGTCCTCGCTTGCGCCACCACCGGTGCCGGGCTCGCCGTGCTGCCGCGCTATCTCTGCGCCTCCGAGCTGGAGCGGGGCGATGTGGTGGCCCTCCATGAACCGCCGGTGCCGCCGCTGCGGACGTACTTCCTCGTGGTCCGTACCGGAACGCTTGCCATGCCGCACATCGCACGGGCGCACGAGTGGCTGCTGCGGACAGCGGCGCACTGGGGTTGA
- a CDS encoding NUDIX hydrolase has product MTVRPVVKRTARAILLDGDDLILIKRTKPGVDPYWLTPGGGVEPSDTTVVDALHREVHEELGAKITDVVPCFVDTVEHIGEDGGATGVKVQHFFVCHLESMDERLRHGPEVEEPTGEYEIVRVPFTRVGIASVHLVPLSLRHYLDGNIEGVRAMHAPDLG; this is encoded by the coding sequence ATGACCGTTCGCCCCGTGGTCAAACGCACCGCCCGCGCCATCCTGCTCGATGGTGACGACCTGATTCTGATCAAGCGGACCAAGCCCGGCGTCGATCCCTACTGGCTCACTCCGGGTGGCGGGGTCGAGCCGTCGGACACGACCGTCGTCGACGCGCTCCACCGTGAAGTGCACGAGGAACTCGGCGCCAAGATCACCGATGTGGTGCCGTGTTTCGTGGACACGGTCGAGCACATCGGCGAGGACGGCGGCGCGACCGGTGTAAAGGTCCAGCACTTCTTCGTCTGCCATCTCGAGTCCATGGACGAGCGCCTACGGCACGGCCCAGAGGTCGAGGAGCCCACCGGCGAGTACGAGATCGTGCGGGTGCCCTTCACCAGGGTCGGCATCGCGTCCGTCCATCTGGTGCCGCTGTCGCTGCGGCACTACCTCGACGGGAACATCGAGGGCGTACGGGCCATGCACGCGCCCGACCTGGGCTGA
- a CDS encoding globin domain-containing protein: MDAPTTTSADNGTSGGSGGGGWFTPRKQPQTPPGGGQETPEGGRLAAMRPVRRPAPSEDAEQPRIPQAPPATAPTERPRAEPEPAHEVPRSVAAPGGPVPGFSPSGGAASGALQDAPAQRAAAVPPSAPVQPASGFPEAAAGQSASVLPEAVDGQSDSLLPQGVAGPATDSRETAPDRPATEASWFAAGPEPRVPSQRSAPEPEASPDAVLIRRTMSEVGPIADKVTSYFYALLFVRHPDLRSLFPAAMDAQRDRLLKALLTAAEHIDNTEVLVAYLQNLGRGHRKYGTRPEHYPAVGECLIGALSKYASAIWDEETEAAWVRAYTTISQVMIDAAAADELLAPAWWYAEVVSHDLRTPDIAVITVRPDQPYPFLAGQYTSLETPWWPRVWRHYSFASAPRSDGLLSFHVKAVPAGWVSNALVHRARPGDVIRLGPPAGTMTVDHTTESGLLCLGGGTGIAPIKALVEDVAKHGQRRPVEVFYGARTGHDLYDIDTMLRLQQSHPWLSVRPVVDEQANLQLPDVIREYGPWNEYDAYLSGPPGMIRSGVDALRDIGIPSERIRHDSVEELVGAGG; this comes from the coding sequence ATGGACGCTCCGACCACCACGTCGGCCGACAACGGCACGTCCGGCGGCAGCGGCGGGGGCGGCTGGTTCACGCCCCGCAAGCAGCCCCAGACGCCCCCGGGCGGGGGCCAGGAGACGCCCGAGGGCGGCCGCCTCGCGGCGATGCGCCCCGTCCGCCGGCCGGCGCCGAGTGAGGACGCGGAGCAGCCGCGAATACCTCAGGCACCACCAGCGACCGCCCCGACGGAGCGCCCCCGCGCCGAGCCGGAACCCGCCCACGAGGTACCTCGCTCAGTGGCCGCTCCCGGCGGCCCGGTGCCCGGTTTCTCTCCGAGTGGCGGTGCCGCCTCCGGGGCACTGCAGGACGCTCCCGCCCAGCGGGCCGCCGCTGTCCCACCCAGTGCCCCGGTCCAGCCTGCTTCCGGCTTTCCCGAGGCGGCCGCCGGCCAGTCGGCCTCCGTCCTTCCCGAGGCCGTCGACGGCCAGTCGGACTCCCTCCTTCCCCAGGGCGTCGCCGGACCCGCCACGGATAGCCGCGAGACCGCTCCCGACCGGCCGGCCACCGAAGCTTCGTGGTTCGCCGCCGGCCCCGAGCCGCGGGTCCCCTCTCAGCGATCCGCCCCGGAGCCAGAGGCGTCTCCCGACGCCGTACTGATCCGGCGGACCATGTCCGAGGTCGGGCCCATCGCCGACAAGGTCACCTCGTACTTCTACGCGCTCCTCTTCGTGCGCCACCCCGACCTGCGGTCGCTGTTCCCCGCCGCGATGGACGCCCAGCGGGACCGGCTGCTCAAGGCGCTGCTGACCGCCGCCGAGCACATCGACAACACCGAGGTCCTCGTCGCATATCTGCAGAACCTCGGCCGCGGCCACCGCAAGTACGGCACCCGGCCCGAGCACTACCCGGCCGTCGGCGAGTGTCTCATCGGCGCGTTGAGCAAATACGCCTCCGCGATCTGGGACGAGGAGACCGAGGCCGCCTGGGTACGGGCGTATACGACGATCTCCCAGGTGATGATCGACGCGGCCGCCGCGGACGAGCTGCTGGCCCCTGCCTGGTGGTACGCGGAGGTCGTCTCCCACGATCTCCGGACCCCGGACATCGCGGTGATCACGGTCCGTCCCGACCAGCCGTACCCGTTCCTGGCGGGGCAGTACACAAGCCTGGAGACCCCGTGGTGGCCGCGGGTATGGCGGCACTACTCCTTCGCCTCGGCGCCACGCTCCGACGGACTGCTCTCGTTCCATGTGAAGGCGGTCCCCGCGGGCTGGGTTTCCAATGCGCTGGTGCACCGGGCCCGGCCCGGCGACGTCATCCGCCTCGGCCCGCCCGCCGGCACGATGACCGTCGACCACACCACCGAGAGCGGGCTGCTGTGTCTGGGCGGCGGCACCGGTATCGCGCCCATCAAGGCCCTGGTCGAAGATGTCGCGAAGCACGGCCAGCGGCGCCCGGTCGAGGTCTTCTACGGCGCCCGCACCGGCCACGACCTGTATGACATCGACACCATGCTGCGGTTGCAGCAGAGCCACCCCTGGCTTTCGGTCCGCCCGGTCGTCGACGAACAGGCGAACCTCCAGTTGCCGGACGTCATACGCGAGTACGGGCCCTGGAACGAGTACGACGCGTACCTCTCAGGTCCGCCCGGCATGATCCGCAGCGGTGTGGACGCGCTCCGGGACATCGGTATCCCGTCGGAGCGAATCCGCCACGACTCGGTGGAGGAGCTGGTCGGGGCCGGGGGCTGA
- a CDS encoding HAD family hydrolase — protein sequence MARLHLFDLDGTLLHGTSAPVEISRQLGLETETVALDRAVAAGHIGPPEYAAQVHALWSELTETHVAAAFAAAPWLSRIEEVWMEIRENGDYCAVISLSPSFFVERLTQWGAHAAYGSRFPALPFREPVDPAGILSAAAKVRIADRLCAEFGVGRADCVAYGDSTSDKDLFDAVPVSIAVNADRYLAGRATHSYVGRDLWDAYELVRRVR from the coding sequence ATGGCGAGACTTCATCTCTTCGATCTCGACGGCACGTTGCTGCACGGGACCTCCGCACCGGTGGAGATCTCACGGCAACTCGGCCTGGAGACCGAGACCGTGGCGCTGGACCGGGCGGTCGCCGCCGGGCACATCGGACCTCCGGAGTACGCGGCACAGGTTCATGCCCTGTGGTCGGAGCTCACGGAGACCCATGTGGCGGCGGCCTTCGCGGCGGCTCCCTGGCTGTCCCGCATTGAGGAGGTGTGGATGGAGATCCGCGAGAACGGTGACTACTGCGCCGTCATCTCGCTTTCGCCCTCCTTCTTCGTGGAGCGGCTGACGCAGTGGGGCGCCCATGCGGCGTACGGCTCGCGCTTTCCGGCGCTGCCTTTCCGGGAACCGGTGGACCCGGCCGGAATCCTGAGCGCAGCCGCCAAGGTGCGGATCGCGGACCGGCTCTGCGCTGAGTTCGGCGTAGGCCGCGCCGATTGTGTCGCCTATGGCGATTCGACATCGGACAAGGACCTCTTCGACGCGGTGCCGGTGTCCATTGCGGTCAATGCAGACCGGTATCTGGCGGGCCGCGCCACCCACTCCTACGTGGGGCGGGATCTGTGGGATGCCTATGAATTGGTGCGACGCGTCCGGTAG
- a CDS encoding GNAT family N-acetyltransferase, with product MSTPSLAALPIRRLTPRDLLACADLSEDRGWPREEHKWGLLLAAGKGYGIDDPEGGLVTACVVTEYGSRYRPDLGAIGMVLVAERHARQGVGRRMMRHVVTEMGATPLTLYATPYGRPLYEELGFKVTGSAEMVRGHFTVGGPPSVVATRPATAEDLATLVRLDAEVFGADRTHVLTRLPAFADQLRVAEEDGRIIGYAAAWPNMDTHVVGPLIARDTETAKALVASLAAHSDRPLRTDVDIRHEDLLTWLKERGLATVGLNAVMTYGIPDLPGDWTRRFAPLTVAAG from the coding sequence GTGTCGACACCTTCCCTCGCAGCTCTGCCCATCCGCCGTCTGACGCCCCGCGATCTCCTCGCCTGCGCCGACTTGTCAGAGGACCGGGGCTGGCCCCGCGAGGAGCACAAGTGGGGGCTGCTCCTGGCAGCCGGGAAGGGTTACGGCATCGACGACCCCGAGGGCGGCCTCGTCACCGCCTGTGTCGTTACCGAGTACGGGTCCCGGTACCGCCCGGATCTGGGCGCCATCGGCATGGTGCTTGTCGCCGAGCGGCATGCCCGCCAGGGCGTCGGCCGCCGGATGATGCGGCATGTGGTGACGGAGATGGGGGCCACTCCACTCACGCTCTATGCGACCCCGTACGGCCGGCCTCTCTACGAGGAACTCGGCTTCAAGGTGACCGGTAGCGCCGAGATGGTGCGCGGGCACTTCACGGTCGGGGGACCGCCATCCGTTGTCGCCACCCGTCCGGCCACCGCGGAGGACCTCGCCACCCTTGTCCGGCTCGATGCGGAGGTCTTCGGCGCCGACCGCACGCATGTGCTCACACGTCTTCCCGCCTTCGCCGACCAGTTGCGCGTCGCCGAGGAGGACGGGCGGATCATCGGGTACGCGGCCGCCTGGCCCAACATGGACACCCATGTCGTGGGCCCCCTCATCGCGCGCGACACCGAGACGGCGAAGGCGCTCGTCGCGTCCCTCGCCGCCCACAGCGACCGCCCACTACGCACGGACGTCGACATACGGCACGAGGATCTGCTGACCTGGCTGAAGGAGCGCGGACTCGCCACCGTCGGCCTCAACGCCGTGATGACGTACGGCATCCCGGACCTGCCCGGCGACTGGACGCGGCGCTTCGCACCGCTGACGGTGGCGGCGGGCTGA
- a CDS encoding MFS transporter: MPLALLALAIGAFGIGTTEFVIMGVLPEVANDFGVSIPTAGLLVTGYALGVVFGAPIMTALGTKVSRKRMLMVLMGLFVLGNLLSAVAPVFGLMLVGRVVASLAHGAFFGIGSVVAAELVAPEKKAGAISMMFSGLTVANVVGVPLGTLIGQSVGWRVTFTLVAALGVIGLLGVAKLVPELPKPEGVHLRHELAAFKNAQVLLAMAMTVLGFGGVFAAITYIAPMMTHVTGFADGSVTWLLVLFGLGMVGGNLIGGKYADRALMPMLYASLGGLALVLALFTATAHNKILAALTIMLIGALGFATVPPLQKRVLDHAHGAPTLASAVNIGAFNLGNALSAWLGGLVIAAGLGYTAPNWVGAVLAGAALLLAFLSAALERRETTRGTVVAGTTPAERRTAVHH; encoded by the coding sequence ATGCCTCTCGCGCTTCTGGCCCTCGCGATCGGGGCCTTCGGGATCGGAACCACAGAATTCGTGATCATGGGTGTTCTGCCCGAGGTCGCGAACGACTTCGGGGTCTCCATTCCCACCGCCGGGCTGCTCGTGACCGGCTATGCACTGGGCGTGGTGTTCGGTGCCCCGATCATGACCGCGCTGGGCACCAAGGTCTCCCGCAAGCGGATGCTGATGGTGCTGATGGGCCTGTTCGTCCTCGGCAACCTGCTCTCCGCCGTCGCCCCGGTCTTCGGGCTGATGCTGGTGGGCCGAGTGGTGGCCTCCCTCGCCCACGGCGCGTTCTTCGGCATCGGCTCTGTTGTCGCAGCCGAGTTGGTCGCCCCGGAGAAGAAAGCCGGCGCCATCTCCATGATGTTCAGCGGTCTGACCGTGGCAAACGTGGTCGGCGTCCCGCTGGGGACGCTCATCGGACAGTCGGTCGGCTGGCGGGTCACCTTCACGCTTGTCGCCGCGCTCGGCGTGATCGGGTTGCTCGGCGTCGCGAAGCTGGTGCCCGAGTTGCCCAAGCCGGAGGGCGTGCACCTGCGCCACGAGCTGGCCGCCTTCAAGAATGCGCAGGTGCTGCTCGCCATGGCGATGACTGTTCTCGGCTTCGGCGGCGTGTTCGCGGCCATCACCTACATCGCGCCGATGATGACCCATGTCACCGGTTTCGCCGACGGCTCGGTCACCTGGCTGCTCGTCCTCTTCGGCCTCGGCATGGTCGGCGGCAACCTCATCGGCGGCAAGTACGCGGACCGCGCGCTGATGCCGATGCTGTACGCGTCGCTCGGCGGCCTCGCCCTCGTCCTCGCCCTGTTCACCGCGACCGCGCACAACAAGATCCTCGCCGCGCTCACCATCATGCTGATCGGTGCGCTCGGGTTCGCGACCGTGCCTCCACTGCAGAAGCGGGTCCTGGACCACGCGCACGGCGCCCCTACCCTGGCGTCGGCCGTGAACATCGGGGCCTTCAACCTCGGCAACGCCCTCTCTGCCTGGCTCGGCGGCCTCGTCATCGCGGCCGGCCTCGGCTACACCGCCCCCAACTGGGTCGGCGCCGTCCTCGCCGGGGCCGCCCTGCTGCTCGCGTTCCTCTCGGCCGCCCTGGAGCGCCGTGAGACGACCCGTGGAACGGTCGTGGCGGGCACCACGCCCGCCGAACGGCGGACTGCCGTTCACCACTGA
- a CDS encoding MarR family winged helix-turn-helix transcriptional regulator, producing the protein MTATDPALTALAQGWCALSLLHGRIEAHLERALQAKHDLSVREYSLLDVLSRQHDGEGGHLQMKQVADAVVLSQSATTRLVTRLEDRGLLARYLCPTDRRGIYTNVSEAGLKLLEEARPTNDAALREALDEAARNPELAPLVRVVESLNVPA; encoded by the coding sequence ATGACAGCGACGGACCCCGCGCTTACCGCCCTTGCTCAGGGTTGGTGCGCTCTCTCCCTGCTGCACGGGAGGATCGAGGCCCACCTCGAGCGCGCCCTGCAGGCCAAGCACGATCTGAGCGTGCGGGAGTACTCCCTGCTCGACGTGCTCAGCCGACAGCACGACGGCGAGGGGGGACATCTACAGATGAAGCAGGTCGCTGACGCGGTGGTCCTCAGCCAGAGCGCCACGACCCGACTGGTCACCAGGCTCGAGGATCGCGGCCTGCTCGCGCGCTACCTCTGCCCGACCGACCGCCGCGGCATCTACACCAACGTCTCCGAGGCCGGTCTCAAGCTCCTCGAAGAGGCCCGTCCCACCAATGACGCCGCCCTGCGCGAGGCGCTCGACGAGGCGGCGAGGAACCCCGAGCTGGCGCCACTGGTCCGCGTGGTCGAGTCGTTGAACGTGCCGGCTTAG
- a CDS encoding GNAT family N-acetyltransferase: protein MGDLEIRPAAADDVPAIVAMLADDPLGAQRESPDDLAPYLSALERLSGDQNQHLVVAVRDGRVVGTLQLTVIPGLSRKGATRSVIEGVRIHADERGGGLGTRLIEWAIDESRRQGCQLVQLTSDATRTDAHRFYERLGFEASHVGFKRSL, encoded by the coding sequence ATGGGAGATCTCGAAATACGCCCCGCCGCGGCAGACGACGTCCCCGCGATCGTCGCCATGCTCGCCGATGACCCGCTCGGCGCCCAGCGCGAGTCACCGGACGATCTGGCGCCGTACCTGAGCGCGCTGGAGCGGCTGAGCGGCGATCAGAACCAGCACCTGGTGGTCGCCGTTCGCGACGGACGTGTCGTCGGCACTCTCCAGCTCACGGTCATCCCGGGGCTGTCCCGCAAGGGTGCGACCCGCTCGGTCATCGAGGGGGTACGCATCCATGCCGACGAGCGCGGCGGCGGTCTCGGCACGCGCCTCATCGAGTGGGCAATCGACGAATCACGGCGTCAGGGCTGCCAGTTGGTCCAGCTGACCTCCGACGCCACCCGCACCGACGCCCACCGCTTCTACGAGCGCCTGGGCTTCGAGGCCTCCCACGTGGGCTTCAAACGGTCGCTCTGA
- a CDS encoding serine hydrolase domain-containing protein has product MTTSLEELLPGTRRALLHRIAVAQAQGRAPSLVAAVVRDGRTVWHGARTCVDGHAPDENVQYRIGSITKTFTAVLVLRLRDEGVLDLGDPLEKHLPGTGAGEATIAELLAHTGGLAAESPAPWWERTPGALRPELADVLGEQPLRHPVGRRFHYSNPGYTLLGALVEEVRGAPWEDVLRREVLEPLGLHRTSGRPQAPHAGGWAVHPWADVMLPEPAEDLGRMASAGQLWSTTGDLARFAVFLARGDDRVLSAESVQEMRAPAAPPEAADVAAGYAYGLGLETRHQDGRLLVGHTGSLPGFLASLTISVRDDVAAVVLANCTSGPLLSAVAADLVGIVAEAEPRIPEPWQPLPDIDRSVLELAGQWYWGTQGFILRLTADGGVSLEPLSGVGRRARLRSNGDGTWTGLDGYYAGEVLKVVRRPDGSLSHLDLGSFVFTRQPYEEGAPVPGGVDPEGWSGIG; this is encoded by the coding sequence ATGACGACATCTCTGGAAGAACTGCTCCCGGGAACGCGCCGGGCCCTTCTGCACCGCATCGCCGTTGCACAGGCCCAGGGTCGGGCGCCGTCACTGGTGGCGGCGGTCGTCCGGGACGGGCGGACGGTGTGGCACGGCGCGCGCACCTGCGTGGACGGCCATGCCCCGGACGAGAATGTGCAGTACCGGATCGGCTCGATCACCAAGACCTTCACCGCGGTCCTTGTGCTGCGACTGCGGGACGAGGGCGTTCTGGACCTTGGCGACCCGCTGGAGAAGCATCTGCCCGGCACCGGGGCGGGGGAGGCCACCATCGCCGAACTGCTCGCTCATACGGGCGGTCTGGCGGCCGAGTCGCCCGCGCCGTGGTGGGAGCGCACGCCTGGCGCGTTGCGCCCCGAACTTGCGGACGTACTGGGCGAGCAGCCGCTGCGGCATCCGGTCGGGCGTCGGTTCCACTACTCCAACCCCGGCTATACGCTCCTGGGCGCGCTGGTCGAGGAGGTGCGCGGGGCTCCCTGGGAGGACGTTCTGCGGCGCGAGGTGCTCGAACCGCTGGGGTTGCACCGCACGAGCGGCCGGCCGCAGGCACCGCATGCCGGGGGCTGGGCCGTGCATCCATGGGCTGATGTGATGCTTCCGGAGCCCGCCGAAGACCTCGGACGGATGGCGTCGGCCGGTCAACTGTGGTCGACCACCGGTGACTTGGCGCGTTTTGCCGTCTTCCTCGCCCGGGGCGACGACCGGGTGCTGAGCGCGGAGTCCGTACAGGAGATGCGGGCGCCGGCAGCGCCGCCCGAGGCCGCAGACGTGGCGGCCGGGTACGCCTATGGACTCGGCCTGGAGACCCGGCATCAGGACGGCCGCCTCCTCGTCGGACACACAGGTTCTCTTCCGGGTTTCCTCGCCAGTCTCACCATCAGCGTGAGAGACGACGTGGCGGCCGTCGTGCTGGCCAACTGCACATCAGGGCCACTGCTTTCCGCCGTCGCCGCCGATCTGGTCGGCATCGTGGCCGAGGCGGAACCCCGGATCCCCGAGCCGTGGCAACCGCTGCCCGACATCGACCGGTCGGTCCTGGAGTTGGCGGGACAGTGGTACTGGGGGACACAGGGCTTCATTCTGCGGCTCACGGCCGACGGGGGTGTCTCGCTGGAGCCGTTGTCCGGCGTGGGCCGTCGCGCCCGCCTGAGGTCCAACGGTGACGGCACCTGGACGGGGCTCGACGGCTACTACGCGGGAGAGGTTCTGAAGGTCGTACGGCGGCCTGACGGGTCCCTGAGCCATCTGGACCTCGGGTCGTTCGTGTTCACCCGTCAGCCGTACGAGGAAGGGGCTCCCGTGCCCGGTGGTGTGGACCCGGAGGGGTGGAGCGGGATCGGCTAG
- the dnaB gene encoding replicative DNA helicase yields the protein MSISEPLDDPWADSGPSDRVPASRRGRDGGRGRDEQHDRGPDNDAWEGGGTSFERVPPQDLDAEQSVLGGMLLSKDAIADVVEVLKGHDFYRPAHETIYQAILDLYAKGEPADPITVAAELTKRGEITKVGGAPYLHTLVQTVPTAANAEYYAQIVHERAVLRRLVEAGTRITQMGYAADGDIDEIVNSAQAEIFAVTEQRTAEDYLPLSEIMEGALDEIEAIGSRSGEMTGVPTGFTDLDQLTNGLHPGQMIIIAARPAMGKSTLALDFARAASIKHNLPSVIFSLEMGRNEIAMRLLSAEARVALHHMRSGTMTDEDWTRLARRMPDVSAAPLYIDDSPNLSMMEIRAKCRRLKQRNDLKLVIIDYLQLMQSGSKRSESRQQEVSDMSRNLKLLAKELELPVIALSQLNRGPEQRTDKKPMVSDLRESGSIEQDADMVILLHREDAYEKESPRAGEADIIVGKHRNGPTATITVAFQGHYSRFVDMAQT from the coding sequence GTGAGCATCTCCGAGCCCTTGGACGATCCGTGGGCCGACAGCGGCCCCAGCGATCGTGTCCCTGCCTCCCGCCGGGGCCGTGACGGCGGCAGAGGCCGCGACGAGCAGCATGATCGTGGCCCTGACAACGACGCATGGGAGGGCGGAGGCACCTCCTTCGAGCGCGTCCCGCCACAGGACCTGGACGCGGAGCAGTCCGTCCTCGGCGGCATGCTCCTGTCCAAGGACGCGATCGCTGACGTCGTAGAGGTTCTCAAGGGCCATGACTTCTACCGCCCCGCGCACGAGACGATCTACCAGGCCATCCTCGACCTGTACGCGAAGGGCGAGCCGGCCGACCCCATCACGGTCGCCGCCGAGCTGACCAAGCGCGGCGAGATCACCAAGGTCGGTGGGGCTCCGTATCTGCACACACTGGTGCAGACGGTCCCGACCGCGGCGAACGCCGAGTACTACGCGCAGATCGTGCACGAGCGCGCGGTCCTACGCCGCCTGGTCGAGGCCGGCACCCGCATCACCCAGATGGGATACGCGGCCGACGGCGACATCGACGAGATCGTCAACAGCGCCCAGGCCGAGATCTTCGCGGTCACCGAGCAACGCACGGCCGAGGACTATCTGCCGCTCAGCGAGATCATGGAGGGCGCACTCGACGAGATCGAGGCGATCGGTTCGCGGTCGGGGGAGATGACCGGCGTCCCGACCGGTTTCACCGACCTCGACCAGCTCACCAATGGTCTGCACCCCGGTCAGATGATCATCATTGCGGCCCGCCCCGCCATGGGTAAGTCCACCCTGGCCCTGGACTTCGCGCGGGCAGCGTCCATCAAGCACAACCTGCCGAGCGTGATCTTCTCGCTCGAAATGGGCCGCAACGAGATCGCGATGCGTCTGCTGTCCGCCGAGGCACGCGTGGCCCTGCATCACATGCGCTCCGGCACGATGACGGACGAGGACTGGACCCGGCTCGCGCGTCGCATGCCGGATGTCTCGGCGGCTCCGCTCTACATCGACGACTCGCCGAACCTGTCGATGATGGAGATCCGCGCCAAGTGCCGCCGCCTCAAGCAGCGCAACGACCTGAAGCTCGTCATCATCGACTATTTGCAGCTGATGCAGTCCGGCTCCAAGCGGTCCGAGAGCCGGCAGCAAGAGGTCTCGGACATGTCGCGAAACCTGAAGCTGCTGGCCAAGGAGCTGGAGCTGCCGGTGATCGCGCTCTCGCAGCTCAACCGAGGCCCCGAGCAGCGCACGGACAAGAAACCCATGGTGTCCGACCTGCGTGAGTCCGGCTCGATCGAACAGGACGCCGACATGGTGATCCTGCTGCACCGTGAGGACGCGTACGAGAAGGAGTCGCCGCGCGCGGGCGAGGCGGACATCATCGTCGGCAAGCACCGAAACGGCCCGACGGCAACGATCACGGTCGCCTTCCAGGGCCACTACTCCCGCTTCGTGGACATGGCGCAGACCTGA